One genomic window of Micromonospora sp. WMMD1128 includes the following:
- a CDS encoding N,N-dimethylformamidase beta subunit family domain-containing protein, with product MIRLRRRTALGLLLGGASVAAVSPIDPVLGEHREIRPTRRHVPPVEVENRAAGQPWWPSQGGRAADDRRRQIQGYASTTSVAPGESIDFHVAVNPAGRFHVSVHRIGWYAGAGARTLLSSPELDGVPQPVPPADPANGALDCRWPVSWRLRVPESWVSGLYVAVFTSAAGWRACTPFVVRDDLRAAALCVVLPVTTWQAYNQWPRDRRSGTSLYNGYTPDGRRDPALRARTVSFDRPYADAGLPIHFDRDQDAIQWLERNHYDVSYATSFDLHSGRLDPARHRGLVFCGHDEYWSAEMRRATETARADGTSLAYLGANSVYWHARMPHTPDGRPERLVACAKDWSDPAEVTTGPTVRWRDLDRPEQALIGVQFNGIVLTPQPLVVRSANHWVWAGTGVADGDRIPRVVAGEADGLNRRLEPPAHVEDVLLSASPYPIRQSGRRVQGTHLYETPGGAVVFATGTLGWTMALNRRGHRDPRIERATANVLDRMIGRDRAAPA from the coding sequence GTGATCCGACTCCGCCGACGCACCGCGCTCGGCCTCCTCCTCGGCGGCGCGTCCGTCGCCGCGGTCAGCCCGATCGACCCGGTGCTCGGCGAGCACCGGGAGATCCGGCCGACCCGGCGGCACGTCCCGCCCGTCGAGGTGGAGAACCGCGCGGCCGGCCAGCCCTGGTGGCCCTCGCAGGGCGGCCGGGCCGCCGACGACCGGCGGCGGCAGATCCAGGGGTACGCCTCGACGACGAGCGTCGCCCCCGGCGAGTCGATCGACTTCCACGTCGCGGTCAACCCGGCCGGACGGTTCCACGTCAGCGTGCACCGCATCGGCTGGTACGCCGGCGCGGGCGCCCGCACGCTGCTCTCCAGTCCCGAACTGGACGGCGTGCCGCAGCCGGTGCCGCCGGCCGACCCGGCGAACGGCGCGCTCGACTGCCGGTGGCCGGTGTCCTGGCGCCTGCGCGTGCCCGAGAGCTGGGTCTCCGGCCTTTACGTGGCGGTCTTCACCTCGGCCGCCGGCTGGCGGGCGTGCACCCCCTTCGTGGTGCGGGACGACCTGCGGGCCGCCGCGCTCTGCGTGGTGCTGCCGGTGACCACCTGGCAGGCGTACAACCAGTGGCCCCGCGACCGGCGCTCGGGTACGAGCCTCTACAACGGCTACACCCCCGACGGGCGGCGCGACCCGGCGCTGCGGGCACGCACGGTCTCCTTCGACCGTCCGTACGCCGACGCCGGCCTGCCCATCCACTTCGACCGCGACCAGGACGCGATCCAGTGGCTGGAGCGCAACCACTACGACGTCAGCTACGCCACCAGCTTCGACCTGCACTCCGGCCGGCTCGACCCGGCCCGGCACCGTGGCCTGGTCTTCTGCGGGCACGACGAATACTGGTCGGCGGAGATGCGCCGGGCGACGGAGACCGCCCGGGCCGACGGCACCAGCCTCGCGTACCTCGGCGCCAACAGCGTCTACTGGCACGCCCGCATGCCGCACACCCCGGACGGCCGACCCGAACGCCTCGTCGCCTGCGCCAAGGACTGGTCCGATCCGGCCGAGGTCACCACCGGCCCGACGGTGCGGTGGCGTGATCTCGACCGGCCCGAACAGGCGCTGATCGGCGTGCAGTTCAACGGCATCGTGCTGACCCCGCAGCCGCTCGTGGTGCGCTCGGCCAACCACTGGGTGTGGGCCGGCACCGGTGTGGCCGACGGAGACCGGATCCCCCGGGTGGTGGCCGGCGAGGCGGACGGCCTCAACCGGCGGCTCGAACCCCCGGCCCACGTGGAGGACGTCCTGCTCAGCGCCTCGCCGTATCCGATACGGCAGAGCGGCCGGCGGGTCCAGGGCACCCACCTGTACGAGACGCCCGGCGGCGCGGTCGTCTTCGCGACCGGCACGCTCGGCTGGACCATGGCGCTGAACCGGCGCGGGCACCGCGACCCGCGGATCGAGCGGGCCACCGCGAACGTGCTCGACCGGATGATCGGCCGGGACCGGGCCGCCCCGGCGTAA
- the purD gene encoding phosphoribosylamine--glycine ligase encodes MRVLLVGGGGREHALALGVVADPAVSGVVAAPGNPGIAAVASLREVNPTDPAAVAALAVETAADLVIIGPEAPLVAGVADAVRAKGIAVFGPGAEAARLEGSKTFAKDVMTAAGVPTARAYTCTDAAAVARALDEFGVPYVVKDDGLAAGKGVVVTDDRATAERHAAECGRVVIEEYLSGPEVSLFVVTDGEAALPLLPAQDFKRVGDGDAGPNTGGMGAYAPLPWAPPGLVDDVMRDVVHPTLAELRRRGTPFVGLLYVGLAITPSGPRVIEFNARFGDPETQVVLALLETPLAGLLHAAATGTLGAHPPLRWRDGAAVTVVVAAEGYPERPRTGDVITGADRAGIIHAGTRRDADGTLRSAGGRVLCGTATGPDLAAARDAAYELVRGVELDGAHHRTDIAAAAVDGRITIPG; translated from the coding sequence GTGCGGGTTCTTCTTGTGGGTGGTGGAGGGCGGGAGCATGCGCTCGCGCTCGGGGTGGTTGCCGATCCGGCCGTGTCGGGGGTGGTCGCGGCTCCGGGGAATCCGGGGATCGCGGCGGTTGCCTCGCTACGGGAGGTCAACCCGACCGATCCGGCGGCAGTCGCGGCGCTCGCGGTGGAGACGGCGGCGGATCTGGTGATCATCGGTCCCGAGGCGCCACTGGTGGCCGGCGTCGCCGACGCCGTACGCGCCAAGGGCATCGCCGTGTTCGGCCCCGGCGCGGAAGCGGCCCGGCTGGAGGGCTCGAAGACGTTCGCCAAGGACGTGATGACGGCGGCCGGTGTGCCGACCGCCCGCGCGTACACCTGCACCGACGCGGCGGCCGTGGCGCGGGCGCTCGACGAGTTCGGCGTGCCGTACGTGGTCAAGGACGACGGGCTCGCCGCCGGCAAGGGCGTGGTCGTCACCGACGACCGGGCGACCGCCGAGCGGCACGCGGCCGAGTGCGGCCGGGTGGTGATCGAGGAGTACCTGTCCGGCCCCGAGGTGTCGCTCTTCGTGGTGACCGACGGCGAGGCGGCGCTGCCGCTGCTGCCGGCGCAGGACTTCAAGCGGGTCGGTGACGGCGACGCCGGGCCCAACACCGGTGGCATGGGCGCGTACGCGCCGCTGCCCTGGGCCCCGCCGGGCCTGGTCGACGACGTGATGCGGGACGTGGTGCACCCGACGCTTGCCGAGCTGCGCCGTCGGGGCACGCCGTTCGTCGGCCTGCTCTACGTGGGCCTGGCGATCACCCCGTCCGGCCCGCGTGTGATCGAGTTCAACGCCCGCTTCGGCGACCCGGAGACCCAGGTCGTGCTGGCCCTGCTGGAGACGCCGCTGGCCGGGCTGCTGCACGCCGCCGCCACGGGCACGCTCGGCGCGCACCCGCCGCTGCGCTGGCGCGACGGCGCGGCGGTCACCGTCGTGGTCGCGGCCGAGGGCTATCCGGAGCGCCCGCGTACCGGTGATGTGATCACCGGCGCGGACCGCGCCGGGATCATCCACGCCGGCACCCGCCGGGACGCCGACGGCACGTTGCGGTCCGCGGGCGGCCGGGTCCTCTGCGGTACGGCGACCGGCCCGGACCTGGCCGCCGCGCGCGACGCCGCCTACGAGTTGGTACGCGGCGTCGAGCTGGACGGCGCCCACCACCGCACCGACATCGCGGCGGCGGCGGTGGACGGCCGGATCACGATCCCCGGCTGA
- a CDS encoding type IV toxin-antitoxin system AbiEi family antitoxin domain-containing protein, protein MERVWVVKQIAREQGGVVTRDQALRAGFSRFEIDNLLRTGRWRRLARATYVVEPSSGSDLAERRRRIRAALLSLGPEAHAVLGTAAELHGIAGLPRMAAIHVALPGRSARPARVGDPAVVPHQFDHLDGELTTVDGIPVTAPVRTLADLVLRERRYPAVALLDSALNRGKVSEDDLRAMPALFARRRGAVAARSHLVEANGAAQSPLETRTRLRCVDGGVPPDILQVEVRDADGHLLGVGDMGWRSARVIAEADGRDPHTAPAALFEDRQRQNRLANAGWTVLRFTWPDTLRPDYIPQVVREALRTRTRLRS, encoded by the coding sequence GTGGAGCGCGTTTGGGTGGTCAAGCAGATCGCCAGGGAACAGGGTGGGGTTGTCACCCGTGACCAGGCGCTGCGGGCCGGCTTCAGTCGGTTTGAGATCGACAACCTGCTCAGGACCGGTCGATGGCGGCGGCTGGCTCGGGCGACGTACGTCGTCGAGCCGTCGTCCGGGTCCGACCTGGCCGAACGACGTCGCCGGATTCGAGCTGCGCTGCTTTCGCTCGGGCCGGAGGCGCACGCCGTTCTGGGGACCGCCGCCGAGCTGCACGGAATCGCCGGCCTTCCGAGGATGGCGGCGATCCATGTCGCGTTGCCGGGCCGCTCGGCCCGACCGGCCCGGGTCGGGGATCCCGCCGTGGTCCCGCATCAGTTCGACCACCTTGACGGCGAGCTGACGACGGTCGACGGCATTCCGGTGACGGCTCCGGTGCGTACCCTCGCGGATCTTGTTCTCCGGGAGCGCCGATATCCGGCCGTCGCGCTGCTCGACTCGGCGCTGAACCGTGGGAAGGTCAGCGAGGACGACCTGCGGGCCATGCCTGCACTGTTCGCGCGCCGGCGGGGCGCGGTGGCGGCTCGCAGTCACCTGGTGGAGGCGAATGGCGCGGCGCAGTCGCCGCTCGAGACCCGGACCCGGCTCCGTTGTGTCGATGGTGGAGTGCCGCCGGACATCCTCCAGGTGGAGGTACGTGACGCCGACGGGCACCTCCTCGGTGTGGGCGACATGGGCTGGCGAAGTGCCCGGGTGATCGCCGAGGCGGACGGCCGGGATCCGCACACCGCTCCGGCGGCACTCTTCGAGGATCGGCAGCGGCAGAATCGCCTCGCCAACGCCGGGTGGACCGTGCTTCGGTTCACATGGCCCGACACCCTCCGCCCCGACTACATCCCCCAGGTCGTCCGCGAAGCACTTCGCACCCGCACCCGGCTTCGATCATGA